The Gemmatimonadetes bacterium SCN 70-22 DNA window GTCACCTCGTCCTCTCGTCTTCTCGTCTTCTCGTCTATCATGTCCACCCCCCTCCGCGCCCTTCATGCCGCCGGCCAGTCCGTCTGGCTCGACTACATCGACCGCGCCATGCTGCGAAACGGGGCGCTCGAGCGCCTGATTCGCGACGATGCGCTGATGGGGATGACCTCCAACCCCACGATCTTCGAGAAGGCGCTGGCCGAAGGGAAGGAGTACGACGAGCAGATCGCCGCGGTCACGGGTGACCTCTCGCCGTGGGAGCTGTTCGAGCTCTTGGAGACGGACGATGTCCGCGCGGCATGCGACCTCTTTGCCGGCGTCTACCGCGATTCCAACGGGCTCGACGGCTACGTCTCGATCGAAGTCTCGCCGGGGGTGGCCAACGACGCACAGGCGACGGTGGAGGAGGCGCAACGCCTGTGGGCCACGGTGGGGCGGCCGAACGTGATGGTGAAGGTTCCGGGCACCGTGCACGGGGCGATGGCTGCGCGCCGCCTGATGGCCGACGGGATCAACGTCAACTTCACCCTCCTCTTCGCGATCGACGCGCACGCGCGGGTCATCGACGCCTACCTCGGCGGTCTCGAGGATCGCCATGCTGCGGGACACGCCATCGACCACGTCGCTTCGGTCGCGTCGTTCTTCGTCAGCCGGGTGGACACCGAGGTCGACAAGCGCCTGAACGCGATCGCCGCCAGCGCCCCGGAGGCGCTGCGCGACGGGATCCTCGCCCTGCGCGGCCGCGCCGCGGTCGCCAACGCGAGGCTCGCGTATCGCCTCTTCACCCAGAAGTTCGCCGGCGAGCGCTGGGAGCGCCTGCGCGCGGCGGGGGCGCGGGTGCAGCGCCCGCTCTGGGCCAGCACCAGTTCGAAGAACCCCGCCTACCGCGACGTGCTGTACGTGGAGGCGCTCATCGGTCCCGACACGATCAACACGATGCCGCCCGTCACGATGGAGGCGTTCCGCGACCATGGCGTGACGGCCCGCACCGTCGACGCGGACTGGACGGCCGCCGAGCAGCTCTTCCACGACCTGGCGCAGGCCGGCGTGCACCTTCAGGAGGTCACCGACAAGCTCCTGGTCGATGGACTCGCCTCGTTCCAGAAGTCGTTCGACTCGCTGCTCGAGGGGCTCGAGCGCAAGGCCTCGGCGCTCGGCAAGTCGCTGGTGCGGAGCTGAGGCTCCCCCCGGTCCCCCGCCCGGGTCGGGACGGGGGGTGCATTTGATCGTTAGTCAAGAAAGTCGCTCCCCTCGTCCATCGGTCGCCTTGTCCTCGAATTCCCGCATTCCCCGCACCAAGATCGTCTGCACGCTCGGTCCCGCCACATCCACCCCCGAGGCCATCGCTGCCCTCATGGATGCGGGGCTCAACGTGGCGCGCATCAACTTCTCGCACGGAACGCACGAGCAGCATGCCCGCACGATCGCGCTCGTGCGGCAGCTGGCGGCGGAACGGGAACGTCCGGTCGCCATCCTCGGCGACCTGCAGGGGCCGCGCATCCGCATGGGCGACCTCGCGGCCCCGGTGACCGTGCAGGCGGGTGAGGACCTCGTCCTCTGTTTCGAGGACGAGGCGGCGGCGGGCGAGCTCCCCGTCACCTACGAACACATCGCCGATGACGTACGGGTCGGCGATCGCATCCTCGTGGACGACGGACTCATCGAGCTGGTCGTCCTCGAGGTGAACAAGCCGCGCATCACGGCGCGCGTGGTGTACGGCGGCATGATCAGGAGCCACAAGGGGCTCAACCTCCCCGGCGTGGCCGTCTCGGCGCCGTCGATCACGGACAAGGATCGCGCCGACGCCCAGTTCGCGGTGGAGCAGGGGCTGGACTACATCGCCCTCAGCTTCGTG harbors:
- a CDS encoding transaldolase encodes the protein MSTPLRALHAAGQSVWLDYIDRAMLRNGALERLIRDDALMGMTSNPTIFEKALAEGKEYDEQIAAVTGDLSPWELFELLETDDVRAACDLFAGVYRDSNGLDGYVSIEVSPGVANDAQATVEEAQRLWATVGRPNVMVKVPGTVHGAMAARRLMADGINVNFTLLFAIDAHARVIDAYLGGLEDRHAAGHAIDHVASVASFFVSRVDTEVDKRLNAIAASAPEALRDGILALRGRAAVANARLAYRLFTQKFAGERWERLRAAGARVQRPLWASTSSKNPAYRDVLYVEALIGPDTINTMPPVTMEAFRDHGVTARTVDADWTAAEQLFHDLAQAGVHLQEVTDKLLVDGLASFQKSFDSLLEGLERKASALGKSLVRS